Within the Plesiomonas shigelloides genome, the region CCAGATCATGATGCAAAGCATGCGCACACAAACTTTGCTGAACATCCTGACCACTCCGCTGTTTAGCGTCAGTCTGCTGAGTCTGGTATTGCTAAGCTCCCGTGGTTTTCAAGCTAACACCATGACCGCACTGAAAGCCGGTGTGCCGCTCTATTTCTCGATGTTAGGGCTGGAAGTATTATCTGGACTCGCGACCTTTGTCGGCTTTTTAGCGCTGATCCTGCCAGGGATTTATGTGGCGATCCGTCTGTCTTTCGCCCCTTGCTTTTTAGTTAGCGAACGTTTGCACATGCTAGATGCCATGAAAGCAAGCTGGGCCGGTGCGACACCGTGGATGCGTTTGGTCTTACAAGGCTATTTGTTTATCTACCTAGGTTTGCGTCTGCCATCGGTCTACATTTTGGGGCTGATTGATAATGCGCTGAACCTGTATCCATCATTGTTTGCTCTGCTGGTAAGCGTGGTCTACAACCTGACCAGCGCCCTGATGCTGATTTTCCTGTTCCGTCTGTATATGCTGAAATTAGCTCCACAACAGGAGCAAACCAGCACACCAAGCGTGGAGTAATAATCAATCGCTAGCACGAGCAAGTGCCTCGATAAAACGGCATTGCATCAAAAAACGGCAGAGAAATCTGCCGTTTTGCGTTTTTGTTCTCGGGATATTCGGGGATATTTGAGCGGACGAAGAGGTGATCTCTATTCCCTCTCTACACACAAATCCTACATGCAGTAATCAGATTACGCCGTACCACCACCATCCAGTGAACACTCCACACACTGCGCACTTTGTACTAGCCGTACCGCCAGATAAATATCCGGTACCAGCACCATGCCATCATCGCCACTTTGCAA harbors:
- a CDS encoding YciC family protein; amino-acid sequence: MPITAQTLLRDSANFIRNHLNTVLLLSLIVAVIVVLAEYLMIGTPDSIELSQDQIMMQSMRTQTLLNILTTPLFSVSLLSLVLLSSRGFQANTMTALKAGVPLYFSMLGLEVLSGLATFVGFLALILPGIYVAIRLSFAPCFLVSERLHMLDAMKASWAGATPWMRLVLQGYLFIYLGLRLPSVYILGLIDNALNLYPSLFALLVSVVYNLTSALMLIFLFRLYMLKLAPQQEQTSTPSVE